CGCAGAAGATATGCTTGCCTGCGGCGGCAGCCGCCAGGGCAATCTCTTTATGGGCATTGCTTGGCGCATTAATATCGACCAGATCAATATCGCTGCGGGCGATCAGCTCCTTCCAGTCGGTCACACTCTCCGACCAGCCAAGCTGTGCTGCCGCCTCTGTAACCGCTTCCTCATTACGTCCGCAGATGACCGACATTTGCGGCTTAACTGCCTTGGGGAAGAACATTGGCAGACTGCGGTAAGCGTTGCTGTGGGCCTTGCCCATGAATTTATAACCTATCATTCCAATGCGTAGCTGTTTCATTTGGTGCCTCCTCACTGAATAGACTACTCGGTGTACACGCATACATTTTCTCATTCAGGCTGCGCTTTAGTCAAATGGCTTCTTGCAGGATTTATCTACAATGTTACGTGCTGCGGAGCACATTAGATGAAAATCATAATTTCCCAAGTGGAAACGGCTTTGCCGTCCTCTTAAAGGACGGTACCGTTTCAGCGAGAAATAGAAGGATAATTTATCGTGTGAAACATATAATTTCTTATATTTTAAAAAAACAAAAAACGCCCCCTCTGCCAAACGGCAGTAAAGGGACGTTCTTCGTCTGTGTCCGTTCATTATCAGTTAACTGCCCATGTTGTAAAACTTAGCAAGCCCGCCCTCTGAAGTTTCACGGTACCTGCTGTTCATATCGAGGCCTGTCTCATACATCGTCTGTACAACCAGGTCAAAGGATATTTTACGGGTACCCGACAAGAACTTGGCCAGACTCAGCGCATTGATCGCCCGCATCGCACCAACAGCATTCCGTTCAATGCAAGGGATCTGAACCAGTCCTTTAATCGGATCACAGGTTAACCCCAAGTGATGCTCCATGGCCACCTCAGCAGCATACTCGATCTGATCGATCTCCATACCGGACAATTCAGCCAATGCAGCCGCTGCCATAGAGCAAGCCGTGCCTACCTCCGCCTGACAGCCGCACTGAGCGCCGCTGATGGAGGCGTTATGCTTCACCAGATTGCCAATGAGCCCCCCGACGGCCAGCGCCCGGAGAATCCGTTCATCCGGGACCTGCAGCTTCTCCTGCATATAACGGAGCGAGGCGGGCACAACACCACAGGCCCCGCAGGTTGGAGCCGTTACCACTGTACCGGCAGCCGCATTCTGTTCATTCACGGCAAAAGCGTACGCGCTGACGATCCGGTTCTCCCGCGTCTCCGGGCTCTCATCCACAGTCCCCTGATGATACAGATATTGCGCCTTGCGCTCAACATTAAGCCCGCCCTCCAGAATGCCTGTGACAGACAGCCCTTCGTCGATCGAACGCTTCATCGCTTCCCAGATGCCTTGGAGGAACTCCCAGATCTGTGTGCCATCACGCTGCTCAACGTAATCGCTTAGGCGGATATGATTCGCTTTACAATAGGCACTGATCTCGGCAAAGCTGTTCTCCGGGTAGACATCAGGTCCCCGCGTCTCCTCCCGCCCATCAATCACGATCTCCCCGCCGCCGATACTGGCAACACGCATGGAGGCTGTTTGCTGACCACCCTTGTAAGCAAACAAGTCCATTGTATTGGGATGAGGCAGATCAAAGTCAGGCTGCGGAACAAATTGAACCTCCGTCCGGACGGGTGAGAGTGCCCGAATAATAGCCTTATCCGTCATATGGCCTTTGCCTGTTTTGGCAAGAGAACCATAGATCAACGCTTTGAACTGGTCTGCGTCTTCATTTTCTGCTTTTAAGATTCCGGCCGCCTTCTCCGGCCCCATGGTATGGGAGCTGGACGGTCCACTGCCAATCTTGAATAGCTCAGTCAACGATCTCATAGCACCCTTATCCCTTCTCAGTTGTCTTTCCTCTGAAAACGTTCCTTGAGCTTGATCAGCCGCTCTTGAATCCCCTCTTCATCAATCGCCATATCAACCAATTGGTGGGTAAGCTGAAGACCCTGATCCTCTGCCAAAGCTTGTTTCCACGGATGCGCCACAATCGAATGCGTAAGATGCCTTGTAGAGCGGGGGGCCTGCATGATCTGCTCTGCCAGCTCCCAGGCCCGTGGAAGAAGCTGTTCACGAGGCAATACCTCACTGACCAGACCGAGGTCCAGTGCCTCCTCTGCAGTAATGTTCATCCCCGTGTATGCATAGTATGCCGCTTTTTTGCTCCCCAGAATCCTTTGAAGTGCCAGGACGATTCCGTCTCCAGGCGGT
The window above is part of the Paenibacillus sp. FSL H8-0048 genome. Proteins encoded here:
- a CDS encoding L-serine ammonia-lyase, iron-sulfur-dependent, subunit alpha → MRSLTELFKIGSGPSSSHTMGPEKAAGILKAENEDADQFKALIYGSLAKTGKGHMTDKAIIRALSPVRTEVQFVPQPDFDLPHPNTMDLFAYKGGQQTASMRVASIGGGEIVIDGREETRGPDVYPENSFAEISAYCKANHIRLSDYVEQRDGTQIWEFLQGIWEAMKRSIDEGLSVTGILEGGLNVERKAQYLYHQGTVDESPETRENRIVSAYAFAVNEQNAAAGTVVTAPTCGACGVVPASLRYMQEKLQVPDERILRALAVGGLIGNLVKHNASISGAQCGCQAEVGTACSMAAAALAELSGMEIDQIEYAAEVAMEHHLGLTCDPIKGLVQIPCIERNAVGAMRAINALSLAKFLSGTRKISFDLVVQTMYETGLDMNSRYRETSEGGLAKFYNMGS